A portion of the Bacillus thuringiensis genome contains these proteins:
- the leuA gene encoding 2-isopropylmalate synthase, with product MKQILFMDTTLRDGEQSPGVNLNEQEKLQIARQLERLGIHVMEAGFAAASEGDFQSVKRIANTIQNATVMSLARAKESDIRRAYEALKGAVSPRLHVFLATSDIHMKYKLCMSKEDVLNSIHRSVTLGKSLFPTVQFSAEDATRTSRAFLAEAVETAIRAGANVINIPDTVGYTNPEEYYSLFKYLQESVPSYEKAIFSCHCHDDLGMAVANSLAAVEGGALQVEGTINGIGERAGNAALEEVAVALHIRKDFYKAEPSMTLKEIKATSTLVSRLTGMVVPKNKAIVGANAFAHESGIHQDGVLKEVTTYEIIEPALIGESQNLFVLGKHSGRHAFTEKMKELGYEFTNEERDAVFEAFKKLADRKKEITEEDLRALMLGEAAFAAQQYNITQLQVHFVSNSTQCATVVLKDEEGNVYEDAATGSGSIEAIYNAIQRILGLECELADYRIQSITQGQDALAHVHVELKEGSHQISGFGVAQDVLEASARAYVHAAGKLKSLIALVK from the coding sequence ATGAAGCAGATTTTGTTCATGGATACAACGCTTCGTGATGGCGAACAATCACCAGGAGTAAATTTAAATGAACAAGAGAAATTACAAATTGCTAGGCAATTAGAGAGGCTTGGTATTCATGTAATGGAAGCTGGATTCGCGGCAGCTTCCGAAGGTGATTTCCAATCAGTAAAACGCATCGCGAATACAATTCAAAATGCTACGGTTATGAGTTTAGCTAGAGCGAAAGAAAGTGACATTCGAAGAGCATATGAAGCTTTGAAAGGTGCTGTATCTCCTCGTCTACACGTATTTCTAGCTACAAGTGATATTCATATGAAATATAAACTTTGTATGTCAAAAGAAGACGTGTTAAATAGTATTCATCGTTCGGTTACGCTTGGAAAATCATTATTTCCGACAGTACAATTTTCTGCAGAAGATGCGACAAGAACATCGAGAGCATTTTTAGCTGAAGCAGTAGAAACTGCGATTCGCGCAGGAGCGAATGTAATTAATATTCCGGATACAGTTGGATATACGAATCCGGAAGAATATTATTCTCTTTTTAAATACTTACAAGAATCCGTTCCATCATATGAAAAAGCGATTTTTTCTTGTCATTGTCACGATGATCTTGGTATGGCAGTAGCAAATTCGTTAGCTGCGGTTGAAGGCGGAGCATTGCAAGTAGAAGGAACGATTAATGGCATTGGAGAAAGAGCAGGGAATGCAGCGTTAGAAGAAGTTGCGGTTGCTCTTCATATTAGAAAAGATTTTTATAAAGCAGAACCTTCGATGACGTTAAAAGAGATTAAGGCAACGAGTACATTAGTAAGCAGGTTAACGGGTATGGTTGTACCGAAAAATAAAGCAATCGTTGGAGCGAATGCTTTTGCTCATGAATCAGGCATCCACCAAGATGGGGTTCTAAAAGAAGTAACAACTTATGAAATTATCGAACCGGCGCTTATAGGGGAATCTCAAAATCTCTTTGTACTTGGGAAACATTCTGGCCGTCATGCGTTTACGGAAAAGATGAAAGAGCTTGGTTATGAATTTACAAATGAAGAGCGAGATGCGGTATTCGAAGCGTTTAAAAAATTGGCTGATCGTAAAAAGGAAATTACTGAGGAAGATTTACGCGCACTTATGCTTGGTGAAGCAGCATTTGCAGCCCAGCAATATAACATTACGCAATTACAAGTGCATTTCGTATCAAATAGTACACAATGCGCAACAGTTGTGCTGAAGGATGAGGAAGGAAATGTGTATGAAGATGCAGCCACTGGTTCTGGTAGTATTGAAGCGATATACAATGCGATTCAAAGAATTTTAGGACTAGAATGTGAATTGGCAGATTATCGCATACAATCTATTACACAAGGTCAAGATGCACTTGCTCACGTTCACGTTGAATTAAAAGAAGGTAGTCACCAAATATCAGGTTTCGGAGTTGCGCAAGACGTATTGGAAGCGTCGGCGAGAGCTTATGTCCATGCAGCAGGGAAATTAAAATCTCTTATAGCGCTTGTGAAATAA